The following is a genomic window from Anopheles aquasalis chromosome 3, idAnoAquaMG_Q_19, whole genome shotgun sequence.
CGAAATCTCATTCTTCATGGTTCGGCTGATCGAGTATGCTGCGACTGTATGCAGGCCGCCATTTGATGctctgcgactgctgctgctgctgttgctgttgctgatgattatgatgttgACGGTTCGCGTCGGATTGCGCCGGAGCGGAGGAATGTGTCGTCACGGTAATTTTAACGTTTTAGTTAGGGTTTCCAACTAACAGCAATGACGATGGAATTGCATAGGGATGACGAGTTAAGTAGTGTCTGGTTTTGGGCGTTGCATATACtttgtgttgcttcttctttctctctcgccttctctcttgctttctATACATGTACTCGTATTAATAAGGGATTCCATGATTTTCACTGTGAAAATGCGCGTAagcgcttgtgtgtgcgtgcatgtctGTATGTATGCATTGGATGTATGTGTGCTATCAGTTATGTATATTCCGGCTATTTCCTGGCTACTCTGATACTTGCAATCCTGTAATTGCACTACTTGCAATTCAAaacgagcataaaaaataaatcataaaagagCACAGTATAGTCCTACGGGTGAATAGGTCAAGGGAAACTGATGCCTTTCCATGAACAAATCCCCTACAAGTGCACACGTtaccacacactcacacgaacacacacacgcacacaagcgcACCTACGCGCAATGCACATAtccatacacacgcacacagacgcacacacatacgggcACGGAAAGCGCAAGGCTTCCTGTGATCCTCTGTTCCATAGCCACCTTGATGGAACATCAgattccttcctcctccaaaGCATTTCAactaaaacaaacgaaaggaaagcaacGTAATATGCGGTCTTTCGAAAAGAGGCCACTCTCCACCTAGCCATTGGCCGTAAGAAGAGGAGACGGGAGGGGGGAATCTTAGACGGGATTGGTTGTTTTCAGTGTCTTGAGCGATGTTCCTCGCGGCGCTCGCGGTCGCGATCACGCTCCCTTTCACGGTCCGACGATCGGTACCGATCGTCATTGTAGTAGCGCTTCGAGGAGCTATCCGTCGCACTGTCGGTGGCCGGTTCTGGTGTTTTTCTCGGACGAGAGCGTCGAGAGCTGGGAcggacaaacacaaaacaaataaaaaatcagAGTGAAGACAACGAATCGCACGGCGAGAGAACACaacgcgcacaaacaaactgacacactgctgctggcacttaCCCATCTCGCTCCCGGTCACGGTCGCGATCACGGTCGCGGTCACGCTCACGATCACGCGAGCGCTCCCGGTAACGGGAGGTGGAGCGTTCACGCCGCTGGCGCCGGTGTGAACGTTCGCGCGAACGTGACCGTTCCCGGCGGGAGTAGCTTTTCGTCTCGATACCGTGCAGCGTATCCTGCAGCGACACAATCAGTATCTTGCACCGCTCATCATGGGCAACCTTCGACTGTTTGATTAGTGAGATCGCGGTGGCCAGCGTTTCCGTGGCGCTCGTGTactcgcctgctgctgcatccgatACGGCTCtgagaaaggagagagagagagagcaggaaatAGTAATCATTAAAATCAAACGACGGAATTGGCCAGGACGCCACGAGCTTCATACCTTGCGATTGCGGAACTGCTGACGGTACGATTACGGGTCATGATCTCTTCAAACTCGGCTTCACTCAGCTGAGGGGTAATGGGATGCTCGGCGAAACCAGGTCCAGGCGGGCCGGGAGGTTTACCTCCACCCTGCACGGGTGGCCAGGGGCCTCCGCGTGGTGGTCCACCGCCACCTTGCGGATTGAAATGTGCTGGAGGGCCCTGCGGCCCCTGTGGACCACCCTGGGGACCACCATGCGGTGGTCCAACAGGaggaccaccaggaccaccattCGGCCCATGATTTGGTGGACCACCTCCTCCTTGGTTGAAGAAGGCTGGATTCACATGTGGAGCGGGACCCTGCGGTCCCTGGCCAGGAGGCCCTCCCATCGAGCCTGGATGAGGACCACGCGGTCCGTGCGGGCCCTGCATATGTGGTCCACCCTGTCCCGGACCTCCCGgatgtccaccaccaccaggaccaggataACCACCGTGCATCGGTGCTCGATTCCAATCCGGGCGCATTGCACGCGGCATTCCATTAGGCGGCCCTTGGaactgaaatggaaatggaggcaaaaaaaacgattagGGTtagcgaaccgaaaccgagttACCGAGACTGTTGACCGAGGTAATAAAGCGGGAGGGATGAAGTAACGGATGAACAACTTGCCATCTGCGGTCGATGTTGCATCGGGCCTGGACCTCCAGGGCCACCTGGACGTGGACCGTTCATACGGGGCGGTCCATTCCACTGGTTTTGATTCTGGAACCGAggtggttgctgtggtggtCCATTCCCTTGATGCATAGGCGGTCCCTACGAATGAGCGCCACCGAGGGAGGTGAATGATATTATTATGCTTCTAGGACCGTACCGCTTACCGcggcccatcaccaccagtctACTCACCTGGGGTCTCGGTGGTCCACCGCCTGGACCATGGTGGCCTTGCATGTGCATAGGGCCGCCCATGTGAGGATGCGGAGGACGCATGCCTCCTGGTGGCATGTTGGGATTCATCATTCGCGGCTGTGGACCTGGTCCACCTGGGCCACCCGGCCCACCTGGTCCTGGTCCGCCGGGTCCACCCGGCCCCACCATCGGGCCACCCTGCGGTCCACCGGATGGTGGTCCTCCACCTCCGCCCATCGGCATACCGGGCATCGGTGGTCGCGGTCCATTCGTCTGCCCCGGAGCTGGCGGCGTTGGGCGCGTCTTTTGCTGACTTTCGAACTGATTCAGCGCCTGCTTAGTGGGTAGCGTGACGACGGGATTTTGGCCATGGAGCTCCTTCTTCGGTAGCCGCTCCATCACCAGCCGCATGCTCGTTTCCGAACCGAGCGATATCACGCAAAAGCCCTTCGACTGGCCGTTGGCGCGATTTTCGAAAAACTTCACCTCCTGAAAGTCGTTGACTCCGACGTTGGCAACCGAATCCGCTATATCCTGATCCGTGGTCCACCAGGGCAGATTTCCGACGTAAAGCTGATGCCGGCGCGGTGCGTGACCAAGGGCCCAGCCACCGGGAGCGTGATGGTGATAGGAACCATTTGTATCGACACCTTCGATCCGCTCGATTGAAGGCCGGGACCCggcgggaccaccaccaccgccgccgcctccaccaccacctccgctaCGATCACCGGACGGTACAATCACATCGTCGTACAAGTCCCCGCTTTCGCCTCCGAAATCATCCTGCAAAGCAAGGGGGTAGGTCAACATCAGCATCCCTTCAAGCCGGAATGCTCATGtacatgcacacacgcgcgcacacaagcaggaagcaatcgaagcaggCTTCCCGAGTGTTTCACCCCAAACTTACGTTGTTCTGTGAGTAGTCCTGGTCCAGGTCGTCGGCATACAGATCGATATCAACGCCATCGGCCATCTTTATCCGGTTTTTCCGTGAACGCCAATGCGAACACTATGACGGTGAAgctagcggcagcagcagcagcagcaggcaaagACCACTTTCGCGGGGACGGAAACTCGGACCTCTTCTCGGGATCGGGCAGCCCGTTTTCGATGCGAATTCTCGGCTCTCAATTCGTTCACTTTAGTATGCCGCACACATTACTTGCACGGTGAAGTAAATGGCGCTGCGATACGCGACGCAAAACACTGGAAAACTGGGAAATGGTGTGAAAAGTGGGCACTTTTTCGCTTCTTGCTGCTCGCTTTTCTTCGTATCCCGCTGCTGCAAAATGCCGCTCGGCATTGATGCTCACACCAATACCACTTTGAGAGCGTTTGGCAACGTGAGGTCGTAAGAAAGCCGCATAAAGATGGTTTAGCTGCCTAACTCGTGCCTTTCGCTGTTGTGCGTTACTGAAGTGTGCACGGGggggaaaactgaaaaacggaaaatcagTTTCCCAAAGCTGACTCAACGAATTTtctattaaaacaaaaaatactgACACAGCGCTTTGTACAATTCCCATTTCTTTCCATAATCGGTCATGTATCATCAATTGCAACATAATTTAATCCTTAATTGCTTATAGAAATATCTCCCACCAAGCAtgtaaattaaatcaattcatTAGACAATTCAATTTAGatgtttttcgtgtgtttaTTGTGACATCTTTTGAGGCAAACAACCATGCGATGCTAGTATGGGAGGCGATCTACGAACCTCGCAAACGACACCAGAAGATTGACCCCTAAGCTAGAACACGATTAGCTtaatcctcttcctcctcttcagcggcaccaccgctgccaccctGTCCCTTCTTCATGTTCTTCCTCTTGACGCGACCggcacggccaccaccgaacggagaCTTGAGCGAGAAGTCGATGTGTTTCTGCGAGTCCAGACGCACGATGAACGAGGGAATGTTCACGACCTGCTTGCGCACACTGTAAGGACAAAAGAAAAGAGGC
Proteins encoded in this region:
- the LOC126576432 gene encoding cleavage and polyadenylation specificity factor subunit 6, which translates into the protein MADGVDIDLYADDLDQDYSQNNDDFGGESGDLYDDVIVPSGDRSGGGGGGGGGGGGPAGSRPSIERIEGVDTNGSYHHHAPGGWALGHAPRRHQLYVGNLPWWTTDQDIADSVANVGVNDFQEVKFFENRANGQSKGFCVISLGSETSMRLVMERLPKKELHGQNPVVTLPTKQALNQFESQQKTRPTPPAPGQTNGPRPPMPGMPMGGGGGPPSGGPQGGPMVGPGGPGGPGPGGPGGPGGPGPQPRMMNPNMPPGGMRPPHPHMGGPMHMQGHHGPGGGPPRPQGPPMHQGNGPPQQPPRFQNQNQWNGPPRMNGPRPGGPGGPGPMQHRPQMFQGPPNGMPRAMRPDWNRAPMHGGYPGPGGGGHPGGPGQGGPHMQGPHGPRGPHPGSMGGPPGQGPQGPAPHVNPAFFNQGGGGPPNHGPNGGPGGPPVGPPHGGPQGGPQGPQGPPAHFNPQGGGGPPRGGPWPPVQGGGKPPGPPGPGFAEHPITPQLSEAEFEEIMTRNRTVSSSAIARAVSDAAAGEYTSATETLATAISLIKQSKVAHDERCKILIVSLQDTLHGIETKSYSRRERSRSRERSHRRQRRERSTSRYRERSRDRERDRDRDRDRDRERDGSRRSRPRKTPEPATDSATDSSSKRYYNDDRYRSSDRERERDRDRERREEHRSRH